In one window of Mobiluncus massiliensis DNA:
- the hisF gene encoding imidazole glycerol phosphate synthase subunit HisF — MPNRYADDTLTVRVIPCLDVNAGRVVKGVNFENLRDAGDPVELAARYCGAGADEITFLDVSASVEGRATMAEVVQQCAREIFVPLTVGGGVRSVADVERLLKSGADKVSINTAAIARPELITEIASRFGVQVLVLSADARRVQGGVRTPSGYEVTTHGGKQSTGIDLLEWIGQACERGAGEVLLNSMDADGTKAGFDIEMLQAVRPVCPVPLIASGGAGSVEHFVAAAQAGADAVLGASVFHFGEITVAEVKSALSAAGFPIR, encoded by the coding sequence ATGCCGAATCGTTATGCCGACGACACCCTAACCGTGCGTGTCATTCCCTGTTTGGACGTGAACGCGGGTCGCGTAGTCAAAGGTGTAAACTTTGAGAATTTGCGCGACGCCGGAGACCCGGTCGAGCTGGCGGCGCGCTACTGCGGAGCCGGAGCGGACGAAATCACGTTCCTGGACGTGTCGGCCTCCGTGGAGGGTCGGGCGACGATGGCAGAAGTCGTGCAGCAGTGTGCTCGTGAAATTTTTGTACCACTGACGGTCGGCGGGGGCGTGCGCAGCGTTGCCGATGTGGAACGGTTACTAAAATCCGGTGCCGATAAGGTCAGTATCAATACCGCCGCGATTGCCCGACCGGAACTCATTACCGAGATTGCGTCCCGCTTCGGGGTGCAGGTGTTGGTGCTGTCGGCCGATGCCAGGCGGGTCCAGGGTGGGGTACGCACCCCTTCAGGCTATGAAGTCACCACGCATGGCGGCAAACAATCGACCGGGATTGACCTGTTGGAATGGATTGGTCAGGCTTGTGAACGCGGAGCCGGGGAAGTGTTGTTGAACTCGATGGATGCCGACGGCACCAAGGCCGGTTTCGACATTGAGATGCTGCAGGCGGTGCGTCCGGTCTGTCCCGTTCCCCTCATTGCTTCGGGCGGGGCGGGTAGCGTTGAACATTTTGTGGCGGCTGCACAAGCCGGGGCGGATGCGGTGTTGGGCGCTTCCGTCTTTCACTTCGGTGAGATTACAGTCGCTGAAGTTAAGTCAGCTCTCAGCGCGGCGGGCTTCCCGATTCGCTAG
- the hisI gene encoding phosphoribosyl-AMP cyclohydrolase, whose translation MTELPDDVSQRLKRDAQGLFAAVIQDFDTLRVLMVGYMDDEALARTLSEGRVTFWSRSRKEYWRKGDTSGHVQFLRHIEIDCDGDALLLQVKQVGAACHTGTRSCFDAGGVIEPARLDADVEAPSCGPDDRPIGTVGP comes from the coding sequence GTGACCGAATTACCCGATGATGTGTCCCAGCGTCTGAAACGTGATGCCCAGGGGCTGTTTGCTGCGGTCATCCAAGATTTTGACACGTTGCGTGTGCTCATGGTCGGCTATATGGACGATGAGGCTTTGGCGCGCACCCTCTCCGAGGGGCGGGTTACCTTCTGGTCGCGCAGCCGTAAGGAGTATTGGCGCAAAGGCGATACTTCCGGTCATGTTCAATTCCTGCGCCACATCGAGATTGACTGTGATGGAGACGCGTTGTTGCTCCAAGTCAAACAGGTAGGTGCGGCTTGCCATACCGGCACCAGGTCTTGCTTCGATGCTGGAGGTGTCATCGAACCTGCGCGATTGGACGCCGATGTCGAGGCACCCTCGTGCGGACCCGACGACCGGCCGATAGGGACGGTGGGCCCCTGA
- a CDS encoding indole-3-glycerol phosphate synthase TrpC yields MLTYEEFYRQAKAEVALREATVPLELVKEQARHATSPKDGLAVLHSRPGFVAIMGEIKRQTPTAGFLNPIEDPVELAREYIEGGAVAVSVVTDRPNYLGTPEDFVQVRRALDVPMLRKEYVVTPYQIHESRAMGADMVLLMVALLEPMVLEALVERTHSLGMCALVECHSRLEARQAISAGARLIGINARDRETGAVDLSMCEQTIDVIPPDITVVAESGVHGPQEVFDYARVGADAILVGEALVRSPDPVSLLRKMTSAAQHPALRPDRASRYRHNAEGQD; encoded by the coding sequence ATGCTGACTTATGAGGAGTTTTACCGTCAAGCCAAAGCAGAGGTGGCCCTGCGTGAGGCCACCGTGCCTTTGGAACTTGTGAAAGAACAGGCCCGCCACGCTACCAGTCCGAAAGATGGCTTGGCGGTGCTGCACTCCCGCCCCGGTTTTGTCGCCATCATGGGGGAAATTAAACGGCAGACTCCGACAGCAGGTTTTCTCAATCCCATTGAAGATCCGGTGGAGTTAGCCAGGGAATACATCGAAGGAGGGGCGGTAGCGGTTTCCGTGGTGACCGATCGCCCCAACTACCTGGGCACCCCCGAAGACTTCGTGCAGGTCCGCCGCGCACTGGACGTGCCGATGTTGCGGAAAGAATACGTGGTGACTCCCTACCAGATTCACGAGTCGCGGGCGATGGGCGCGGATATGGTGCTGCTGATGGTGGCCCTACTGGAGCCGATGGTGCTGGAAGCATTGGTGGAACGGACTCATTCCCTGGGGATGTGTGCCCTGGTGGAATGTCATTCCCGTTTGGAGGCACGCCAAGCTATTTCTGCTGGCGCGCGCCTCATCGGCATCAATGCCCGGGACCGGGAAACGGGGGCGGTAGACCTGTCCATGTGCGAGCAAACTATTGACGTGATTCCTCCCGACATCACCGTGGTGGCCGAATCCGGGGTCCACGGCCCGCAGGAAGTTTTTGACTATGCCCGAGTCGGGGCTGACGCTATCTTGGTCGGCGAGGCGCTAGTGCGTTCCCCGGATCCCGTGAGCCTGTTGCGCAAGATGACTTCCGCGGCGCAGCATCCCGCTTTGCGGCCCGACCGAGCCTCCCGCTATCGTCATAACGCCGAGGGGCAAGATTGA
- the lgt gene encoding prolipoprotein diacylglyceryl transferase produces MSSLTFAAALSAPLSSSCLFSAVRASIPSPPSPILFSLGPLTIRWYAFWIILGMALAIFWTSKRYQSRGGNPELVGDIGIWICLLGIVGARAMAVFSYPGDYFGPGIPWWKPFAIWQGGLAIYGGLIGGFLAAVCFLRFKKQPLGVFLDALAPTVLAAQALGRLGNYFNQEVYGKATTLPWGLEISPQMAPANTAPGTLFHPTFLYEIIWNLLAMGILLLYEKIRQRSHDSEFAQQVNVCPATGQSWGRLCAWEIIGLYLFLYSLGRFFLEFVRIDYQYTVAGGVRWFQVVAGVIAVVGLAVFAAARYRKLPAVLTEASHPAPDSPETPPIEPDRGQSSGDVESEPEEKTTADTVKNPEK; encoded by the coding sequence ATGTCCTCCCTGACTTTTGCCGCAGCACTTTCGGCACCGCTTTCCTCCAGTTGCCTTTTTTCCGCTGTTCGTGCCAGCATTCCTTCCCCGCCCTCGCCGATTTTGTTCAGCCTGGGGCCGCTCACCATTCGCTGGTATGCTTTTTGGATTATCTTGGGCATGGCGCTGGCGATTTTTTGGACCTCCAAGCGTTACCAATCCCGCGGAGGCAACCCTGAACTGGTGGGCGACATTGGGATTTGGATTTGCCTCTTGGGCATCGTTGGCGCGCGGGCTATGGCGGTTTTTTCCTATCCCGGCGACTACTTTGGCCCCGGTATTCCGTGGTGGAAACCCTTTGCCATCTGGCAAGGCGGTTTAGCCATCTATGGTGGTCTAATCGGCGGCTTCCTCGCCGCCGTGTGCTTCCTGCGTTTCAAGAAGCAACCCCTGGGGGTGTTCTTAGATGCCCTGGCACCCACGGTTCTGGCCGCCCAAGCCTTAGGCCGCCTGGGCAACTACTTTAATCAGGAAGTCTACGGCAAGGCCACGACCCTCCCTTGGGGGCTAGAGATTAGCCCGCAGATGGCTCCGGCAAACACAGCCCCCGGAACCCTATTCCACCCGACTTTCCTCTATGAAATCATCTGGAACCTTTTGGCCATGGGTATCTTGCTGCTGTATGAAAAGATTCGCCAGCGTTCCCATGATTCCGAGTTTGCGCAACAAGTCAATGTTTGCCCCGCGACGGGTCAGTCCTGGGGACGCCTGTGTGCGTGGGAAATCATTGGTCTGTACCTGTTCCTGTACAGTCTGGGGCGATTTTTCCTGGAGTTCGTGCGTATCGACTACCAGTACACGGTGGCCGGGGGAGTCCGCTGGTTCCAAGTCGTTGCTGGCGTCATCGCCGTTGTGGGACTAGCAGTGTTCGCGGCGGCTCGCTACCGGAAACTGCCTGCTGTCCTGACTGAGGCTTCACACCCCGCCCCGGACTCACCGGAAACGCCACCCATAGAGCCTGACCGGGGGCAATCCTCTGGTGACGTCGAGTCCGAACCTGAGGAAAAAACGACCGCCGATACTGTAAAAAACCCCGAAAAATAA
- the umuD gene encoding translesion error-prone DNA polymerase V autoproteolytic subunit — protein sequence MFEDKRSVKSWSPYALAQSAPHPGLPFAPDLVPAGWPSPSQDYFDRDIDLNEHLIRNRPATFLVRVAGDSMINAGISDGDELIVDRSLEAGDGNVVIAVIDGEMTVKRLHFGARGPELHPANPTYPILHPSELQIWGVVTRCLHRL from the coding sequence ATGTTCGAAGATAAGCGGTCTGTGAAATCGTGGAGCCCCTACGCATTAGCGCAGTCAGCGCCGCACCCCGGTCTTCCTTTTGCGCCGGATTTGGTGCCGGCTGGGTGGCCTTCGCCGTCTCAGGATTATTTCGACCGCGACATTGATTTGAACGAACACCTTATCCGCAATCGACCCGCGACTTTCCTGGTGCGGGTCGCGGGGGATTCCATGATTAATGCGGGCATCAGCGACGGAGACGAACTCATCGTGGATCGCTCCTTAGAAGCGGGGGACGGCAATGTCGTTATTGCCGTTATTGACGGTGAAATGACGGTGAAACGCCTGCACTTTGGGGCTCGCGGCCCGGAACTGCACCCCGCTAATCCGACCTATCCCATACTGCACCCCTCCGAATTACAAATTTGGGGGGTGGTGACGCGATGTCTGCATCGACTCTGA
- a CDS encoding Y-family DNA polymerase, with protein sequence MSASTLSPGACRALEYTPNRGEITRETEECQNGLVHRFALVDVDSCFASCERIFHPELSGRPVVVLSNNDGCVVARSREAKALGIKMGMPWFQIRAWAEACGVVARSSNYELYGSISARIMEILRQFSASVEVYSIDEAFLTLYGRPAELLGIARSLRSRILHDLGVPVSVGIAPTRTLAKLASHGAKHTPDLGGVASWDAYTPAQHDRILRDTEIGDLWGVGRRLKKRLEALGITDALQLQRADPSEIRRRFNVNLQQTVLELNGVPCIEIIERDAVRTYQVMYSRSFSTPVRGVTQAYQVLSIYSQNVTRRLRRQQMTAGALWAFASTAWYKEPFSRISAMAPLHPRTDDPVTVLKAAAKVLLGQVDPQADYVRAGICLTDLGKPDPQDPLPMFAPDPEALRRGKIIDRVNAAVGEGSVGLGLAGLKAAPDWTMKREMLSNRGTTHWSELALVH encoded by the coding sequence ATGTCTGCATCGACTCTGAGCCCAGGGGCCTGCCGCGCACTTGAGTACACTCCCAACCGCGGGGAAATAACCCGTGAGACGGAGGAATGCCAGAACGGGCTGGTGCATCGCTTTGCCTTGGTAGACGTCGATTCTTGCTTTGCCAGCTGCGAACGGATTTTTCATCCGGAGCTTTCCGGGCGTCCGGTAGTGGTGTTGTCTAACAATGACGGCTGCGTGGTGGCGCGCTCGCGGGAGGCGAAAGCCTTGGGCATTAAGATGGGCATGCCGTGGTTTCAAATCCGGGCATGGGCCGAGGCCTGTGGCGTGGTCGCCCGGTCCAGTAACTACGAACTTTACGGCTCTATCTCGGCGCGAATTATGGAAATCTTGCGCCAGTTTTCCGCTTCGGTAGAGGTCTATTCCATCGATGAGGCGTTCCTGACGCTCTACGGTAGACCCGCGGAGCTCCTAGGTATAGCCCGCAGTTTACGGTCCCGAATTCTGCACGACCTGGGGGTGCCGGTTTCGGTCGGAATCGCCCCGACCCGGACTTTGGCAAAACTCGCTTCCCACGGTGCCAAACATACCCCGGACTTGGGCGGGGTGGCCAGCTGGGACGCTTATACCCCAGCCCAGCACGACCGGATTTTACGCGATACCGAGATTGGCGACTTGTGGGGAGTAGGGCGGCGTCTGAAAAAACGCCTGGAGGCTCTGGGAATCACGGATGCGTTGCAACTACAGAGGGCTGACCCCAGCGAAATTCGCCGCCGTTTCAACGTTAATCTGCAGCAAACGGTGCTGGAGCTCAATGGGGTGCCCTGTATCGAGATTATTGAGCGGGATGCGGTGCGCACTTATCAGGTCATGTATTCGCGTTCATTTTCCACGCCGGTGCGCGGAGTCACCCAGGCTTATCAGGTCCTCTCCATTTACTCCCAAAATGTGACGCGCCGTCTGCGCCGCCAACAGATGACCGCCGGTGCTCTGTGGGCTTTTGCCTCTACTGCCTGGTACAAGGAGCCGTTTTCACGGATTAGCGCGATGGCTCCGCTGCACCCGCGCACTGACGACCCGGTGACAGTCCTGAAAGCGGCCGCAAAGGTCCTGCTGGGACAAGTTGATCCGCAGGCTGATTACGTGCGGGCGGGCATCTGCCTGACAGACCTGGGCAAGCCCGACCCGCAGGATCCGTTGCCCATGTTTGCTCCGGATCCGGAAGCGCTGCGGCGGGGAAAAATTATTGATCGGGTCAACGCGGCGGTGGGGGAGGGCTCTGTAGGGCTGGGTCTGGCGGGACTGAAAGCTGCCCCGGACTGGACTATGAAGAGAGAGATGCTATCCAACCGCGGCACTACGCACTGGTCCGAGCTGGCTCTGGTGCACTAA
- a CDS encoding Zn-dependent alcohol dehydrogenase, translated as MPQKIRASIAYGVGKGFSKPEELILDDPIKAEVLVNIEASGLCHSDLHLVEDDDKMFEFPAVLGHEVAGTVEAVGPEVVGIKPGDHVVATLEQICGHCDKCMGGKAHSCRHQEECVRQPGEPPRLKFPDGRPITQALGIGGFASKSLIHQNQLAVVNNQVDMAEAACIGCATITGFGAAKNSAKVQPGDLVAVIGTGGIGLNVISGARVCGARTIIAIDVFDNKLEFAEKFGATHVVNAKKEDPVEAVRRITGGGVDKSFEAIGFAETMKQCWDMLAQGGTAYCIGLAKPDATVSLEIDPINLLFMQRGFKGVWMGATNPKHDIPYYADLAVDGRLNMHDIVTQRIRLDQITEAYEQLMRGEVIRSVITEF; from the coding sequence ATGCCTCAAAAGATTCGCGCCTCCATCGCGTATGGCGTTGGTAAGGGGTTTTCTAAGCCCGAAGAGCTCATCCTCGATGATCCCATCAAAGCCGAAGTGCTGGTCAATATCGAGGCTTCCGGCCTATGCCACTCGGATTTGCACCTGGTGGAAGACGACGACAAAATGTTTGAATTTCCGGCTGTTTTAGGCCACGAGGTCGCCGGTACGGTAGAAGCCGTCGGCCCGGAGGTCGTGGGGATTAAACCGGGAGACCACGTGGTGGCCACACTGGAGCAAATTTGCGGTCATTGCGATAAGTGTATGGGAGGAAAAGCGCATTCCTGCCGTCACCAGGAAGAATGTGTGCGCCAGCCGGGGGAGCCGCCGCGTCTCAAGTTCCCCGATGGGCGTCCGATTACCCAAGCGCTGGGGATTGGCGGCTTTGCTTCCAAGTCTCTGATTCACCAAAATCAGTTGGCGGTCGTGAATAATCAGGTAGATATGGCTGAAGCGGCCTGCATCGGTTGCGCCACCATCACCGGCTTCGGGGCGGCAAAGAACTCGGCAAAAGTTCAGCCGGGAGATTTGGTTGCGGTCATCGGCACCGGCGGTATCGGACTGAATGTAATCTCCGGGGCGCGGGTGTGCGGCGCCCGCACCATCATTGCCATCGACGTGTTCGACAACAAGCTCGAATTCGCCGAGAAGTTCGGCGCCACCCACGTGGTCAATGCCAAGAAAGAAGATCCGGTTGAGGCCGTGCGCCGCATCACCGGCGGCGGGGTGGACAAGTCCTTCGAAGCCATCGGGTTTGCGGAAACCATGAAACAGTGCTGGGATATGCTGGCCCAGGGCGGCACCGCCTACTGCATCGGCTTGGCGAAACCGGATGCCACGGTTTCCTTGGAGATCGACCCCATCAACCTGCTGTTTATGCAGCGCGGTTTCAAGGGTGTGTGGATGGGCGCGACAAACCCGAAGCACGACATTCCCTACTACGCTGACCTGGCAGTGGACGGCCGGCTCAATATGCACGACATAGTCACGCAACGCATCCGTTTGGACCAGATTACCGAAGCGTATGAACAGCTCATGCGCGGTGAGGTCATCCGTTCGGTTATCACCGAGTTCTAA